From the genome of Kosmotoga arenicorallina S304, one region includes:
- a CDS encoding extracellular solute-binding protein produces MQRLLLKTIIATAIILLMVLLVYAIGKIEYSKYQQSILKKTSDSELLSPEEIKLYFEGLQSSFDGVIVDSKKVLKINKTIESDEETSVDFELESSGDFFIICRVAYPEKTTTNGFLELTVNGEVFYQIIIDTFTYYDYTAIAFDRYGNEIVPEQYIYSDPIYSYFKDAKRVSGKPVLFSFKAGKNNLLIKNLRSRIEIEEIYLLPSTLLQDVPEYEDYLRKNGFSTEQGNGSENILKEAENLLGKSDFFISINNLQIPVITPYEVLKKKINVVDQNTFKYSGQKITWVIDVDKPGFYKVGLRYQQNLNRGVPVFRRIYVNGKVPFSEVSEYPFEYTEYAWKDKIISDESGTPYYFYLKKGINYISLEVTTGIYENTITFLQDSVRKIQNIALDIRKLIGVNLDENRTWNIEKYMPNVIEELETISSELKAQHQQLIDVVGKKGLASISEMLVVADLIDKILKNSNRLPFYLDELSEGSASAVQRLSELSMRLKEQPLGLDKLYVFQGEMEYSFKSTSMFFISAYEEIQKLWLSLLNKNEAYSIYEESAEQNLRIWVNRPVQYVETLQYLIDTDFTPKTGIDVTLSVMQNEQRLILASSSGRTPDAALGISSWLPFELAIRSALYPLSNFEDFFDFASENINIETLLPMVVEDKVYGITETQNFYVLFYRKDILEKLNVPIPDSWDDVKKILPELQRRGLNFYIPMCEQTIKYFNTTAPFFFQNDARLYSKDGIKTALNEDNSIKAFELMTELFSIYGLPEQVANFYNAFRYGRIPIGVGDFGLYVALSNAADEIYGLWDIAPSPGVVSADGKVERYQVASDRTAIIFKNAKNKDKAWVFLKWWLSKETQLKFARTLITRYGPAYMWNTANIQAFKELEFFEEYHKRAILEQWKWIREVQRHPGGYMVEREVSNVWNRVVIEGYPLRPSIDRSVIIVNRELERKLTEFGYLQDGIKVKDYIMYDTMEEFLIENLGNDAYEYLMKARKLRGEIDD; encoded by the coding sequence GTGCAAAGGCTACTTTTAAAGACAATAATCGCTACCGCAATTATTTTGCTCATGGTCTTGCTGGTATATGCCATTGGTAAGATTGAATACTCTAAGTACCAGCAAAGTATTTTAAAGAAAACATCGGATTCCGAACTCCTGAGCCCTGAAGAAATCAAATTGTATTTTGAAGGTCTGCAGAGTTCTTTTGATGGCGTAATCGTTGATTCCAAAAAAGTTTTAAAGATAAACAAAACAATTGAAAGCGATGAAGAAACTTCCGTTGACTTTGAACTGGAAAGTAGTGGGGATTTCTTCATTATTTGCCGTGTTGCTTATCCTGAAAAAACCACCACCAATGGATTTCTGGAATTAACGGTAAATGGAGAAGTTTTCTACCAGATCATTATCGATACGTTTACATATTACGATTACACTGCAATAGCCTTTGATAGGTATGGAAACGAAATTGTACCAGAACAATACATATATTCCGACCCGATTTACAGCTATTTCAAAGATGCTAAAAGGGTTTCTGGAAAGCCTGTCTTGTTTTCCTTTAAAGCTGGAAAAAATAACCTTCTGATAAAAAACCTCAGAAGCAGGATTGAGATAGAAGAGATTTATCTGTTACCTTCAACACTTTTACAAGATGTCCCCGAGTATGAAGATTATTTGAGAAAAAATGGATTTAGCACTGAGCAGGGAAATGGATCTGAAAATATCTTAAAGGAAGCAGAAAATTTACTGGGAAAATCAGATTTTTTTATTTCAATAAACAATCTCCAGATACCGGTCATAACACCATACGAAGTATTGAAGAAAAAAATAAACGTCGTTGACCAGAATACCTTCAAGTATTCAGGACAAAAGATTACCTGGGTTATCGACGTCGATAAGCCGGGATTTTATAAAGTAGGGTTGAGGTACCAGCAGAACCTTAACCGCGGTGTTCCGGTCTTCAGAAGAATTTATGTAAACGGCAAAGTCCCCTTCTCTGAGGTAAGCGAATATCCCTTTGAATATACGGAATACGCTTGGAAAGACAAAATTATCTCTGATGAATCGGGTACACCATATTATTTCTACCTGAAGAAAGGAATAAACTACATTTCCCTTGAAGTAACAACAGGAATTTATGAAAACACCATAACCTTCTTGCAGGATAGTGTAAGAAAGATTCAGAATATCGCTCTGGACATTCGAAAGCTAATAGGGGTAAATTTAGATGAAAACAGAACCTGGAATATAGAAAAATACATGCCAAATGTTATTGAAGAATTAGAGACCATTTCCAGTGAGTTAAAAGCCCAACACCAGCAACTCATTGATGTGGTTGGCAAAAAAGGGCTGGCTTCCATTTCTGAAATGCTTGTAGTCGCCGACCTTATCGACAAAATCTTGAAGAATTCAAACAGGTTGCCCTTTTATCTAGATGAACTTAGTGAAGGCTCTGCTTCAGCTGTTCAAAGGCTTTCTGAACTCTCCATGAGATTGAAAGAACAGCCCCTGGGGCTTGATAAGCTCTATGTTTTCCAGGGAGAGATGGAATACTCGTTCAAATCCACTTCGATGTTTTTCATTTCTGCTTATGAAGAAATTCAGAAACTGTGGCTTTCACTTTTGAACAAGAACGAGGCTTATTCAATATACGAAGAATCAGCAGAACAAAATTTAAGAATTTGGGTGAATAGACCCGTTCAATATGTAGAAACTCTTCAATACCTTATCGATACAGATTTCACCCCTAAGACCGGGATAGATGTAACGCTTTCTGTTATGCAAAATGAACAGAGGTTAATTCTTGCGAGCTCTTCCGGACGCACCCCCGACGCCGCATTGGGAATAAGTAGCTGGTTGCCTTTTGAATTAGCCATTAGAAGTGCCTTATATCCTCTTTCTAACTTTGAAGATTTCTTCGATTTTGCATCTGAAAACATAAATATCGAGACTTTACTCCCGATGGTTGTGGAAGACAAAGTTTATGGCATTACTGAAACCCAGAATTTTTATGTGCTTTTCTACAGAAAAGATATTCTTGAAAAGCTCAACGTTCCCATTCCAGATAGCTGGGATGATGTAAAGAAAATATTGCCTGAGCTGCAAAGGCGGGGCTTGAATTTTTATATTCCAATGTGCGAACAGACAATTAAATACTTCAACACAACCGCTCCCTTTTTCTTTCAGAACGATGCAAGGCTTTATTCAAAAGATGGTATAAAGACAGCCTTGAATGAAGATAATTCAATCAAGGCTTTTGAGCTTATGACAGAGCTCTTTTCCATATACGGTCTTCCCGAGCAGGTTGCAAATTTCTATAATGCCTTTAGATATGGAAGAATACCTATTGGAGTAGGTGATTTCGGCTTATATGTAGCGCTTTCAAATGCTGCTGACGAAATATACGGTTTATGGGATATTGCGCCTTCTCCCGGCGTTGTTTCAGCCGATGGAAAAGTGGAAAGATATCAGGTGGCCAGCGATAGAACGGCAATTATTTTCAAAAATGCCAAGAACAAAGACAAAGCATGGGTATTTCTCAAATGGTGGCTTTCAAAGGAAACCCAGCTAAAGTTCGCTAGAACTTTGATTACCCGATATGGGCCTGCTTACATGTGGAACACAGCAAATATCCAGGCTTTTAAGGAACTTGAATTCTTTGAAGAATATCATAAGAGGGCCATTCTGGAACAATGGAAGTGGATAAGGGAAGTTCAGAGGCATCCAGGCGGGTATATGGTCGAAAGGGAAGTCAGCAATGTCTGGAATAGAGTGGTCATTGAAGGATATCCTTTGCGCCCTTCAATTGACAGATCGGTGATTATAGTCAACAGGGAACTCGAAAGGAAGTTGACTGAGTTCGGCTATCTGCAAGATGGCATAAAGGTAAAAGATTACATTATGTATGACACGATGGAAGAATTCTTGATCGAAAATCTGGGTAACGATGCTTATGAATACCTGATGAAAGCCAGAAAATTAAGAGGTGAAATAGATGACTAA
- a CDS encoding carbohydrate ABC transporter permease: MTKKVRKYNHWFLISPYLILFTIFIVLPVVISIYLSFTYFNAIEKPSWIGIQNYITLMTRDEIFMQKVLPNTIKYSLIVGVGGYLLSFTLAWLIAQLTPIPRTIFALIIYSPSLTAGITMTVVWRVLFNGDQQGYLNALLLKYGFIDKAIQWLQSPEYLMDIMIVVSLWSSMGIGFLAMLAGILNVDESLYEAAYIDGIRTRLQEVIYITIPAMKPQMLFGAVMSIVNTFTTAGIGVALSGSNPTPQYAGQLMVNHIEDYGFYRYEMGYAAALSVVLLLIIWFFSRVAWRLFGER, from the coding sequence ATGACTAAGAAAGTAAGGAAGTATAATCACTGGTTTCTGATTTCGCCATACCTGATACTGTTCACTATATTCATCGTGCTTCCGGTGGTTATATCGATATACTTATCTTTCACTTATTTCAATGCCATTGAAAAGCCAAGCTGGATAGGGATCCAAAACTATATTACCCTCATGACACGAGATGAAATTTTTATGCAAAAGGTTCTTCCGAATACTATTAAATACTCTCTAATTGTTGGTGTTGGCGGATATTTGCTTTCATTTACCCTTGCGTGGCTGATAGCACAGCTCACGCCAATTCCCAGAACTATATTTGCACTCATAATTTATTCTCCATCGCTTACTGCAGGGATTACAATGACTGTTGTGTGGCGGGTTCTGTTTAATGGTGATCAGCAAGGGTATTTGAATGCGCTGCTTTTGAAATATGGCTTCATAGACAAAGCCATACAGTGGCTGCAATCTCCAGAATATCTTATGGATATCATGATTGTTGTTTCGTTGTGGAGCAGTATGGGCATTGGTTTTCTGGCTATGCTGGCGGGCATTTTGAATGTTGACGAAAGCCTTTATGAAGCAGCTTACATCGATGGCATACGCACAAGACTTCAGGAAGTGATATACATAACCATTCCGGCGATGAAACCTCAAATGTTGTTCGGTGCAGTTATGTCAATTGTCAATACCTTTACAACTGCAGGAATAGGAGTTGCTTTATCGGGTTCAAATCCCACTCCCCAATATGCTGGCCAGCTTATGGTTAATCACATAGAAGATTATGGCTTTTACAGATATGAAATGGGCTATGCAGCAGCTCTCTCCGTGGTATTGCTGTTGATAATCTGGTTCTTCTCGCGTGTAGCATGGCGATTATTTGGCGAAAGATAA
- a CDS encoding carbohydrate ABC transporter permease → MARFSTKTNPKYFHRSQLKFYFILIPISAFMILPILFIFSQAFKPLDELFLYPPRFFVKRPTLFNFFQLFNAARGSNIPISRYFMNSILTAFFSVILTILISVFAGYVLSKKKFKSKNLLFTVNNLALMFVPIAVIIPRYIIVQSLGLIDTFIINILSLLVMPVGVFLVKQFIDQIPDSLLEAAFVDGANDLQIIFKILVPLLKPAISTVGILAFQIAWNSSEASVYYINNENLRTFAFYASNLTQVAGNTIAGQGIAAAAGLIMFIPNLVLFIIMQSRVMNTMANSGLK, encoded by the coding sequence ATGGCGAGATTTTCAACTAAAACAAATCCCAAATATTTTCATAGAAGCCAATTGAAGTTTTACTTCATATTAATCCCGATTTCCGCGTTCATGATACTTCCAATTTTATTCATCTTTTCTCAAGCCTTTAAACCTCTTGACGAGCTGTTCTTATATCCTCCTCGCTTTTTCGTCAAAAGACCTACATTGTTCAATTTCTTTCAGCTATTTAATGCAGCGAGAGGCTCAAACATACCCATAAGCAGATATTTCATGAATAGCATTCTGACGGCCTTTTTTTCCGTTATTCTAACCATATTGATCTCTGTGTTCGCTGGTTATGTGCTTTCCAAGAAGAAGTTCAAATCGAAAAATCTGCTCTTTACAGTAAACAACCTCGCTCTGATGTTTGTCCCGATAGCGGTAATAATTCCAAGGTATATAATTGTTCAATCCCTTGGTTTAATAGATACTTTTATAATCAACATCCTTTCTCTTCTTGTTATGCCTGTTGGAGTTTTTCTGGTCAAACAATTTATAGATCAGATACCGGACTCATTGCTTGAGGCAGCTTTTGTTGATGGGGCAAATGATTTGCAGATAATATTCAAAATATTGGTTCCTCTTTTGAAGCCGGCTATCTCTACCGTTGGAATACTTGCTTTCCAGATAGCATGGAACAGTTCCGAAGCATCTGTTTATTACATAAACAATGAAAATTTAAGGACCTTTGCTTTTTATGCATCAAATCTAACCCAGGTAGCTGGTAACACAATCGCAGGCCAGGGAATTGCAGCAGCTGCTGGTTTGATAATGTTCATACCAAATCTTGTGTTGTTTATAATCATGCAATCAAGAGTTATGAACACAATGGCTAATAGTGGCTTGAAATAA
- a CDS encoding carbohydrate ABC transporter permease, translating into MKRIAARFILYFILISIGYAYLYPLLYMFTTSFMTVEDLVNPTVSWIPSKMTLENFKKSWNVLEASKTLLNSVYLSAIPSILQTLVTALIAYGLSRFKFPLKRLWLFLILATFLIPTQVTIVTKYMLFSRLGIIGNPLVSFLPALTGQGIRSSIFILLYYNFFNMLPKAFDEAAELDGANSFQIFYRIFLPLSIPAIITTFIFSLVWYWNETLLTGMLLGNEIKTLPIALRDFAAKFALMFPAADGSAANRINEGIRMAATIITILPLLITYLVLQRQFVESLERTGITGE; encoded by the coding sequence ATGAAACGTATAGCAGCCAGATTCATTCTTTACTTCATACTGATAAGTATTGGATACGCTTATCTATACCCTCTGCTCTATATGTTCACGACATCTTTTATGACAGTTGAAGATCTTGTCAACCCTACGGTATCGTGGATTCCCTCAAAAATGACTTTGGAAAATTTCAAAAAGTCATGGAACGTTTTAGAGGCTTCAAAAACTCTTTTGAACAGCGTATACTTATCAGCAATACCATCTATCTTGCAGACGCTGGTAACAGCCTTGATAGCGTACGGTCTTTCAAGATTCAAGTTCCCTCTAAAAAGATTGTGGCTTTTTTTGATTCTCGCCACTTTCCTGATTCCTACGCAGGTTACCATAGTTACTAAATACATGCTTTTCAGCAGGTTGGGAATCATAGGGAATCCCCTTGTCAGTTTTCTGCCAGCTTTAACCGGTCAGGGCATAAGAAGTTCCATATTCATACTTCTCTACTACAATTTTTTCAATATGCTGCCGAAAGCTTTTGACGAAGCCGCTGAACTTGATGGTGCCAATTCATTCCAGATATTTTATAGAATATTTCTCCCGCTATCCATACCAGCAATTATCACCACTTTCATATTCTCTCTCGTGTGGTATTGGAATGAAACTTTATTGACCGGGATGCTTTTGGGGAACGAAATAAAGACATTACCTATAGCTCTAAGGGATTTCGCAGCAAAATTTGCGCTTATGTTTCCTGCAGCAGATGGAAGTGCGGCCAATAGAATCAATGAAGGGATCAGGATGGCTGCAACAATAATAACAATTTTACCTTTGCTTATTACATATCTGGTATTGCAAAGGCAGTTTGTTGAAAGCCTTGAACGCACAGGCATTACCGGAGAATAA
- a CDS encoding YIP1 family protein has product MIRFITVIAILVCSLSLFGWNSTYLTYTLTGNSKWKVTQDAYVVSEVLFADYDLYYPEDIFIKDGKMYIADSGNARIVVFDLETREIETIGDFSLWMPTGVFVSDRFIYVADPGTSEVVVFDKKGKEISRIGRPKNILFGEYGNFIPRKLVVDKRGNLYIVSEGSSEGIIQLDINGEFLGYFGANRVWIGFLDKFIDLFYTEEQKSVFLSRIPKPFTNIAIDDRGLIYTLTQNENGNAIKKHNTLGNNILSKSKSNQMVDEPNFTDITITGDGRILALTETGLIYEYDPEGNLIFSFGGRAISTERFGLFSVASGIACDEEGKIYVLDKERGLVHVFNPTEYTNILHEALNLYINGKYLESKETWQKVMTYDGYLRIAHYGLGKAYFQSGEFEKAAVHFKEAYAKAEYSDAYWELRNAFIQKHMGLFLLVFVIVFFLFTVLSRMRSKKSNAFRISIKSRLVRDVLYVKNMLRHPLDTFYYLKSGDHGSVLSATILYLIFFIVVLLDYFGRSFIFNLNVSDRSVAFVLLTTSGITVLWVFSNWLLSSINDGMGTLKDVYIFTSYSFAPYILFQPLVIMLTYILTYNEEFLVDFISFINIGWSFVMLFTGVKEVHDYDIKGTVKNFLLTLGWIFVMILVISIVYMLWDQLIDTVYSIIQEVLYRAR; this is encoded by the coding sequence ATGATACGTTTTATAACTGTGATCGCAATACTTGTTTGTTCACTATCCCTTTTCGGGTGGAACAGCACATATTTGACATACACTCTCACCGGTAACAGCAAGTGGAAAGTTACACAGGATGCTTATGTTGTCAGCGAAGTTCTTTTTGCTGATTATGATTTGTACTATCCGGAAGACATTTTTATAAAGGACGGCAAAATGTACATTGCAGATTCAGGTAACGCGCGTATAGTCGTGTTTGATCTGGAAACAAGAGAAATAGAAACTATTGGTGATTTCAGTCTCTGGATGCCAACAGGTGTTTTTGTATCAGACAGGTTTATATATGTCGCTGACCCCGGCACTTCCGAAGTGGTCGTATTTGACAAAAAAGGAAAAGAAATCTCTCGTATTGGAAGGCCAAAGAACATTTTGTTCGGTGAATATGGAAACTTCATTCCCAGAAAATTAGTTGTAGACAAACGCGGAAATTTGTACATAGTGAGCGAAGGGTCATCAGAAGGAATTATTCAACTCGATATAAACGGGGAGTTTTTAGGGTATTTTGGAGCAAATAGAGTCTGGATTGGTTTTTTAGATAAGTTTATAGACCTGTTTTACACTGAGGAACAGAAATCGGTATTTTTAAGCAGAATACCCAAACCCTTCACGAACATAGCAATAGATGATAGAGGTTTGATCTATACCTTAACGCAGAACGAAAACGGGAATGCAATAAAGAAACACAACACACTCGGAAACAACATTCTTTCAAAGTCAAAGTCCAATCAGATGGTAGACGAACCGAATTTTACCGACATTACAATCACTGGTGATGGGCGGATATTAGCTCTAACTGAAACGGGATTGATTTATGAATACGATCCCGAAGGGAATCTTATTTTTTCCTTTGGAGGCCGTGCGATTTCCACAGAGAGATTTGGCTTGTTTTCTGTTGCCTCGGGAATAGCATGTGATGAAGAAGGCAAAATCTACGTTTTAGATAAAGAAAGAGGACTCGTTCATGTTTTCAATCCAACAGAGTACACGAACATACTTCATGAAGCATTGAACCTGTATATTAACGGAAAGTACCTGGAGAGCAAAGAAACCTGGCAAAAAGTTATGACCTACGATGGTTACCTTCGAATAGCGCATTACGGCCTCGGGAAGGCTTACTTTCAATCAGGTGAGTTTGAAAAAGCAGCTGTTCATTTCAAAGAGGCTTACGCAAAAGCTGAATATTCTGATGCTTACTGGGAGCTCAGAAATGCCTTTATTCAAAAACATATGGGGTTGTTTCTTCTTGTATTTGTAATAGTATTTTTCCTGTTTACCGTACTGAGCAGAATGAGAAGCAAAAAATCGAATGCCTTTCGTATTTCAATAAAGTCAAGGCTTGTAAGAGATGTTTTATATGTGAAAAACATGCTCAGACATCCTCTTGATACGTTTTATTACTTAAAGAGTGGGGATCATGGATCTGTTTTATCTGCGACTATACTGTATTTAATCTTTTTTATCGTGGTTTTATTGGATTATTTTGGAAGAAGTTTCATTTTCAACTTGAACGTATCAGATAGAAGCGTGGCTTTTGTACTGCTAACAACTTCTGGAATTACTGTCTTGTGGGTTTTTTCTAACTGGCTTTTAAGCTCTATAAACGATGGCATGGGTACCTTGAAAGACGTATACATTTTTACATCATACTCCTTCGCTCCATATATACTCTTTCAACCTCTTGTGATAATGCTAACGTATATCCTCACTTACAATGAGGAATTTTTGGTTGACTTCATTTCCTTTATCAACATAGGGTGGAGCTTTGTAATGCTCTTCACAGGGGTAAAGGAGGTTCACGATTACGATATCAAGGGTACAGTAAAAAACTTCCTCCTCACCTTAGGTTGGATCTTTGTAATGATACTTGTTATCTCAATAGTTTACATGCTCTGGGACCAATTAATAGATACGGTATACAGTATCATTCAGGAGGTGCTCTATCGTGCTCGCTAA
- a CDS encoding carbohydrate ABC transporter permease has protein sequence MKLSKKTRKALAGYLYISPWIIGFVIFTAYPFFYSLYLSFFNLDFTVFGINSTFVGLKHYIYAFRTDASFPIQFWDTIIDIVLSTPLILVFSLIAAILLNNKLKARAFFRLLYFLPVVIISGPVISELVINNAAQIVDPRKYFIYNFFSVLPNTISYPFIYMLNHLVLILWFSGVQIILLLAGLQKINAGIYEAAKIDGANNWIIFWKITLPLIKPFLLVAAIYTIVDLASFANNPVNISITQRMFDIDKPYSYSAALSWIYFFSVMILIGVAFLLLRPREEKI, from the coding sequence ATGAAATTATCCAAGAAAACGCGCAAAGCACTGGCCGGATACCTTTATATATCACCATGGATAATCGGGTTCGTAATTTTCACGGCCTATCCATTCTTTTATTCGCTTTATCTTAGTTTCTTCAATTTGGATTTCACTGTGTTTGGAATAAACTCAACTTTTGTCGGGCTCAAACACTATATCTATGCTTTCAGGACCGATGCCAGTTTTCCTATACAGTTCTGGGATACTATAATAGATATCGTTCTGTCTACCCCGCTGATATTGGTATTCTCTTTGATAGCAGCCATACTTCTTAATAATAAGTTGAAGGCAAGGGCTTTCTTCAGGTTATTGTACTTCTTACCCGTTGTCATAATAAGCGGACCTGTTATTTCCGAGCTCGTTATTAACAATGCGGCTCAGATAGTAGATCCAAGAAAATATTTCATTTACAACTTTTTCAGTGTTTTACCTAATACAATTAGCTACCCTTTCATTTACATGCTAAATCACCTGGTTTTGATTCTGTGGTTCTCAGGGGTTCAGATAATTCTTTTATTGGCGGGATTACAGAAAATAAACGCAGGAATTTATGAAGCGGCAAAAATTGATGGGGCAAATAATTGGATCATTTTTTGGAAAATAACTTTACCCCTGATAAAACCATTCCTGCTAGTAGCGGCAATATATACAATCGTTGACCTCGCTTCTTTTGCAAACAATCCAGTAAATATAAGCATAACCCAGAGAATGTTCGATATAGACAAGCCATATTCCTATTCGGCGGCATTATCATGGATTTACTTCTTCTCCGTAATGATTCTAATCGGGGTTGCATTTCTGCTCCTTAGGCCAAGGGAGGAAAAAATATGA
- a CDS encoding DUF5696 domain-containing protein, with protein sequence MLANKKLLLILGVLIAFISTFANNTGIDYLSNRFTKPEKYEKVNSKFSIANYLKIAENEYIALFIDPKTTSIRVLDKRTGYVWGDVIEKEEAYLSLNKSWNAIAKSAVLIEYFNERGIMAVKGSADKNAKRNFQILPDGVSFQVTFEDIDISLNFSIKIDKDSLIFRLNSEDISEKDKFSLGSIVFVPFLGSVPEDELDGYIFIPDGPGALIRYSKSSNYSNWFEKRVYGEDYSIENLTVPNDLRAKRPNDFLREEPKVLIPVFGIVHGVKQNALFGVINSGKEYAAVVAYPSGVLTDYNRAGIKFIYRQKYLQPTSRSGTGVQVVQKKKNNFDAELQIFFLTGDDADYVGMARYYKENFADELFGKPETENKKKILPLGLTVIASDIEKKLIGYNTKSITNVEQIKTIARKLKEENIDNLKIFVEGWQAGGIHGNKVGKLSFESKVGGKKGLISLLENSFQENYEVCLVDNVVKVGEKQINVNREVGINLSQSSIYKERDNKDLWLYRFYYLNPSLSSKYILEKSEKLTEIGFKNLALQEYGRSLYGDMRINREITREETLFMIEETLNKASKTLDLYFFSPNSYAWKYTKGILDIPMNNSQYLFETDTVPFLQILLSGNIEYYVPFMNNSFFSKTSILKAIEYGASPSFLVTWVDNYVIKDTPLWDYPSTKFEDWFMEIKRIYEEMSEALSPVIGSKIVDRKVLESGVVKVDYENGNSIIVNYTDKPYLYEELIVQPQSFLNFERKSINSGDDDL encoded by the coding sequence GTGCTCGCTAATAAGAAGCTCTTGTTGATACTCGGGGTTTTAATAGCCTTTATAAGTACATTTGCTAACAATACAGGTATCGACTATTTATCTAACAGATTCACCAAACCAGAGAAATACGAGAAAGTAAACTCAAAATTCAGCATTGCAAATTACTTGAAAATTGCAGAAAATGAATACATTGCGCTCTTTATAGATCCCAAAACAACCTCTATAAGAGTACTAGACAAAAGAACCGGTTATGTCTGGGGAGATGTTATCGAAAAAGAAGAAGCATATTTGAGTTTGAACAAAAGCTGGAATGCCATTGCAAAATCTGCTGTGCTTATAGAGTACTTCAACGAAAGAGGGATAATGGCGGTAAAAGGAAGCGCTGATAAAAATGCAAAGAGAAATTTCCAGATATTGCCCGATGGGGTTTCTTTCCAGGTTACTTTTGAAGATATAGATATATCGTTGAATTTCAGCATTAAGATCGATAAGGACAGCCTTATATTCAGACTCAATTCTGAAGATATTTCAGAAAAGGACAAATTCTCACTTGGATCTATCGTTTTTGTGCCCTTCCTTGGTAGTGTGCCGGAAGATGAGCTGGATGGTTATATTTTTATTCCTGATGGCCCAGGTGCGTTGATAAGGTACTCTAAATCCTCTAATTATTCAAATTGGTTTGAGAAGAGAGTATACGGCGAAGACTACAGCATTGAGAATTTAACGGTGCCAAACGATTTGAGAGCAAAAAGGCCCAATGACTTTCTTAGAGAAGAGCCTAAGGTTTTGATCCCGGTTTTTGGCATAGTGCATGGTGTAAAGCAAAATGCGCTTTTTGGCGTTATCAACTCCGGAAAAGAGTATGCGGCGGTTGTCGCTTATCCTAGTGGTGTGTTGACCGATTACAATCGGGCGGGTATCAAGTTTATTTACAGGCAAAAATATCTTCAGCCGACAAGTCGGAGCGGTACAGGTGTTCAGGTCGTCCAGAAGAAGAAAAACAACTTTGACGCAGAGCTCCAGATCTTTTTCCTAACCGGGGATGACGCGGATTATGTTGGAATGGCCAGATATTATAAAGAGAATTTCGCTGACGAGCTCTTTGGAAAACCGGAGACCGAAAACAAAAAGAAAATCTTGCCACTGGGTTTGACTGTTATAGCTTCAGACATTGAAAAGAAACTCATAGGCTATAACACCAAAAGCATAACAAATGTTGAGCAAATTAAAACAATCGCCAGGAAATTAAAAGAAGAAAACATAGATAATTTGAAAATTTTTGTCGAAGGATGGCAGGCAGGAGGAATTCACGGTAACAAGGTCGGGAAACTCTCCTTTGAAAGCAAAGTAGGGGGCAAAAAAGGGCTTATCAGCTTGTTAGAAAATAGTTTTCAAGAAAATTATGAAGTTTGCCTTGTAGATAATGTTGTTAAAGTTGGGGAGAAGCAAATCAATGTAAACAGGGAAGTCGGGATAAACCTTTCTCAATCTTCAATTTATAAAGAGCGGGATAATAAAGACCTGTGGCTTTACAGATTTTATTATTTGAATCCATCACTTTCGAGCAAATACATATTGGAGAAATCCGAAAAACTCACTGAAATAGGCTTTAAAAACCTTGCATTACAAGAATATGGAAGAAGTCTCTACGGTGATATGAGAATCAACAGAGAAATTACCCGGGAAGAAACTCTCTTTATGATTGAAGAAACTCTCAATAAAGCTAGCAAGACATTAGACCTATATTTCTTCTCTCCAAACAGTTACGCCTGGAAATATACAAAGGGAATTCTGGATATTCCCATGAATAACAGTCAATACCTGTTCGAAACAGACACCGTCCCCTTTTTGCAAATCCTTTTAAGTGGAAACATAGAATATTACGTGCCCTTTATGAATAACAGCTTCTTTTCTAAAACAAGCATTCTCAAAGCCATAGAATACGGCGCAAGCCCATCCTTTCTGGTAACCTGGGTAGACAATTATGTTATCAAGGATACTCCGCTTTGGGATTACCCTTCAACAAAATTTGAAGACTGGTTTATGGAAATAAAAAGGATATACGAAGAAATGAGCGAAGCTTTGAGCCCAGTAATTGGATCAAAGATAGTTGATAGAAAGGTTCTTGAATCCGGTGTGGTGAAAGTTGATTACGAAAACGGAAACTCGATAATAGTGAACTACACCGATAAACCCTATTTATACGAAGAGTTAATCGTTCAACCGCAATCTTTTCTGAACTTTGAACGTAAGAGCATTAATTCTGGAGATGATGATTTATGA